From Diospyros lotus cultivar Yz01 chromosome 4, ASM1463336v1, whole genome shotgun sequence, a single genomic window includes:
- the LOC127800061 gene encoding protein RALF-like 32 — protein METSSCRVVVVVGLLLLVLCVGEGGCHGHDDLQYYYCNGNGSIAKAEDHHRGQYYCNGETMMMRTILMEEEYYYNNYYYYLDQISSRRFLEETAASKKKYISPGALKPDQPVCDGTAGGEAYSKNGRCIPPESNPYNRGCSKYYRCRGDS, from the coding sequence ATGGAAACGAGCTCTTGCAGGGTTGTGGTGGTGGTAGGGTTACTGCTACTAGTTTTGTGTGTGGGCGAGGGTGGTTGCCATGGGCATGATGATCTCCAATATTACTATTGCAACGGGAATGGGTCGATAGCCAAGGCGGAAGATCATCATCGTGGTCAATATTATTGTAACGGAGAGACGATGATGATGAGGACGATATTGATGGAAGAGGAGTACTACTACAacaactactactactacttgGACCAGATAAGCAGTAGAAGGTTTTTAGAGGAGACAGCGGCGTCAAAGAAGAAGTACATATCGCCAGGAGCGCTGAAGCCAGATCAACCGGTGTGCGATGGTACTGCTGGCGGGGAAGCTTACAGTAAGAATGGCCGGTGTATCCCTCCAGAGTCTAACCCTTATAATAGAGGCTGCTCCAAATATTATCGTTGCAGGGGTGATTCCTGA
- the LOC127800666 gene encoding uncharacterized protein LOC127800666 isoform X1, whose translation MWTNQPEFDSFRLFSSSSSEDETQSGLGFLDSSLQQQHSGRPPRPPCLEVLPSEVSSSVRYTVEPVNLNGITLVKGRVSTQEVFQLSNSDLVPGRYEGGLKLWEGSLDLVKALQSEVQGGRLILTGKRVLELGCGHGLPGIFTGLEGAAVVHFQDFNAEVLRCLTLRNVNANLLKKSESLDTETKVWNTDTEFRFFAGDWCEVHQILPCLQTNAMGQNCNSWLYQSVGYDIILMAETVYSTSSLPHLYQLIKKCLNPPHGVVYMAAKKHYFGVGGGSRRFLSMVEKDSAMVASLVAEVADGSSNVREVWKLHLK comes from the exons ATGTGGACCAATCAGCCTGAATTCGATTCATTTCGCctcttttcttcatcttcttcagaaGATGAAACCCAGTCGGGCTTAGGGTTTCTTGATTCTTCACTACAACAACAGCACTCAGGGCGCCCTCCCCGACCACCTTGCCTTGAAGTTCTTCCCTCGGAG GTTTCCTCATCTGTGAGATACACAGTGGAGCCCGTGAATTTGAACGGAATTACTCTGGTCAAG GGAAGGGTGAGTACTCAGGAGGTTTTCCAATTATCAAATTCCGATTTGGTTCCTGGTAGATATGAAG GAGGACTGAAACTATGGGAAGGTTCACTAGATTTAGTTAAAGCTCTGCAGTCAGAAGTGCAAGGTGGGCGATTAATACTTACCGGAAAGCGTGTCTTAGAG CTGGGATGTGGGCACGGACTTCCTGGGATCTTCACAGGTCTTGAG GGTGCTGCTGTCGTTCATTTCCAGGATTTCAATGCTGAGGTGCTTCGATGTCTCACTCTCCGTAATGTGAATGCTAATCTCTTGAAGAAGTCTGAGTCTTTGGATACAGAAACAAAAGTGTGGAATACAGATACAGAGTTTCGTTTCTTTGCTGGTGACTGGTGTGAAGTCCATCAAATTCTTCCATGCTTACAAACCAATGCGATGGGCCAAAACTGTAACTCATGGCTCTATCAATCTGTTGGTTATGATATTATTCTTATGGCAGAGACTGTCTACTCAACATCTTCGCTGCCTCATCTTTACCAGCTTATAAAGAAG TGTTTGAATCCTCCACATGGAGTTGTTTACATGGCTGCTAAGAAGCACTACTTTGGAGTAGGAGGAGGATCAAGGAGATTTCTGTCTATGGTGGAGAAAGATA GTGCTATGGTGGCAAGCCTGGTTGCGGAAGTCGCTGATGGTTCCTCTAATGTTCGAGAGGTGTGGAAACTTCACCTAAAGTAG
- the LOC127800666 gene encoding uncharacterized protein LOC127800666 isoform X2: MWTNQPEFDSFRLFSSSSSEDETQSGLGFLDSSLQQQHSGRPPRPPCLEVLPSEVSSSVRYTVEPVNLNGITLVKLGCGHGLPGIFTGLEGAAVVHFQDFNAEVLRCLTLRNVNANLLKKSESLDTETKVWNTDTEFRFFAGDWCEVHQILPCLQTNAMGQNCNSWLYQSVGYDIILMAETVYSTSSLPHLYQLIKKCLNPPHGVVYMAAKKHYFGVGGGSRRFLSMVEKDSAMVASLVAEVADGSSNVREVWKLHLK, translated from the exons ATGTGGACCAATCAGCCTGAATTCGATTCATTTCGCctcttttcttcatcttcttcagaaGATGAAACCCAGTCGGGCTTAGGGTTTCTTGATTCTTCACTACAACAACAGCACTCAGGGCGCCCTCCCCGACCACCTTGCCTTGAAGTTCTTCCCTCGGAG GTTTCCTCATCTGTGAGATACACAGTGGAGCCCGTGAATTTGAACGGAATTACTCTGGTCAAG CTGGGATGTGGGCACGGACTTCCTGGGATCTTCACAGGTCTTGAG GGTGCTGCTGTCGTTCATTTCCAGGATTTCAATGCTGAGGTGCTTCGATGTCTCACTCTCCGTAATGTGAATGCTAATCTCTTGAAGAAGTCTGAGTCTTTGGATACAGAAACAAAAGTGTGGAATACAGATACAGAGTTTCGTTTCTTTGCTGGTGACTGGTGTGAAGTCCATCAAATTCTTCCATGCTTACAAACCAATGCGATGGGCCAAAACTGTAACTCATGGCTCTATCAATCTGTTGGTTATGATATTATTCTTATGGCAGAGACTGTCTACTCAACATCTTCGCTGCCTCATCTTTACCAGCTTATAAAGAAG TGTTTGAATCCTCCACATGGAGTTGTTTACATGGCTGCTAAGAAGCACTACTTTGGAGTAGGAGGAGGATCAAGGAGATTTCTGTCTATGGTGGAGAAAGATA GTGCTATGGTGGCAAGCCTGGTTGCGGAAGTCGCTGATGGTTCCTCTAATGTTCGAGAGGTGTGGAAACTTCACCTAAAGTAG
- the LOC127799330 gene encoding uncharacterized protein LOC127799330 isoform X1, with protein sequence MEGTSVAGGGGGPAPFLLKTYDMVDDSTTDEIVSWSPNKKSFVVWNPPEFARLLLPTYFKHNNFSSFIRQLNTYDRGTRQMIGVGCELQGLYHLNLPASPAACSVTESLALLHNRLGHSSLAKFQKMVPSLSSLSSFHCESCQLGKQSRTSFPKRVNNRAVSPFALVHSDVWGPSRVVSVLGFQYFITFIDDYSRCTWLYLMKNRSELFSIFETFCAEIKTQFDTSVQVLRSDNAPEYFSLPFITFISSQGILHQSSCAYTPQQNEVVERKNRHLIETARTLLLHHHVPFRFWAEAVLAARSLYGLKKSPQAWFGRFSAVIQEFGMTRSESDHSVFYKHTSQGRCIYLVVYVDDIVITGDDQDGIIQLKKHLFHHFQTKDLGLLKYFLGIEVVQSSSGIVISQRKYVLDILEKTWMLDYKPIDSPMNLNVKLLPRQGEAVVDPGRYRRLVGKLNYLTITRPDISFSVSDVSQFLQSPCDSHWDAVVQILKYIKGAPGKGLLYEDKCHTQVVGYSNAD encoded by the exons ATGGAAGGAACTTCTGTTGCCGGCGGCGGAGGAGGACCGGCCCCTTTTCTGCTGAAGACGTATGACATGGTAGATGACTCAACGACGGACGAGATCGTCTCGTGGAGCCCTAACAAGAAAAGCTTCGTGGTGTGGAACCCTCCCGAGTTTGCCCGCCTCCTCCTTCCCACCTACTTCAAGCACAACAACTTCTCCAGCTTCATCAGGCAGCTCAACACCTAC GATCGCGGTACGAGACAGATGATTGGCGTCGGATGTGAGTTGCAgggtctctatcatctcaaccttcctGCATCGCCTGCTGCTTGCTCGGTGACTGAGTCTCTtgctcttctccacaatcgtttgggacattctagtttggctaagtttcaGAAGATGGTCCCCAGTTTATCTAGTTTGTcgtcttttcattgtgagtcttgtcaacttggaaaacagtctcgcacttcttttccaaagcgtgtcaataatcgggctgtgtccccgtttgctttagttcattccgatgtctggggtcctagtcgtgtcgtgtctgttttgggttttcaatattttataacgtttatcgacgattattctcgttgcacatggttatatttaatgaaaaatcgttctgagttattctcaatttttgaaaccttttgtgctgaaatcaaaacacaattTGATACATCTGTCCAAGTATTGCGCAGTGacaatgcccctgagtatttttctcTTCCCTTTATTACCTTTATATCTTCTCAAGGGATCTTGCATCAATCGTCTTGTGCATATACACCACAGCAGAATGAGGTTGTTGAGCGTAAAAAcagacatttgattgaaactgctcgcactcttcttctacatcatcatgtcccctttcgcttttgggctgaagctgtcCTTGCTGCtcgctcactatatgggttgaagaAGTCTCCTCAAGCCTGGTTTGGTCGTTTCAGTGCTGTCATTCAAGAGTTTGGTATGACTCGTAGTGAGTCTGATCATTCggttttttataaacacacatcacaagggaggtgtatatacttggttgtctatgtggatgatattgttattacaggtgatgatcaggatggtattattcagttgaagaaacatctttttcatcattttcagactaaggacttggggttacttaaatactttcttggcatagaagTTGTTCAGTCCAGTTCTGGTATtgttatctctcaacgaaagtatgtgttagacattCTAGAAAAAACTTGGATGCTTGATTAtaaacctatagattctcctatgAACCTtaatgtaaagctcttaccaAGACAAGGGGAGGCTGTTGTTGATCCTGGAAGATACCGCAGGCTAgtcggaaaacttaattatctcactatcactcgcccagatatttctttctcagtcagtgatgtcagtcagtttttacagtctccttgcgATAGCCACTGGGATGCAGTAGTCCAGATTCTCAAGTATATTAAGGGAGCTCCAGGTAAaggactattgtatgaggacAAATGTCATACTCAAGTAGTCGGATATTCTAATGCTGATTAG
- the LOC127799330 gene encoding uncharacterized protein LOC127799330 isoform X3 encodes MIGVGCELQGLYHLNLPASPAACSVTESLALLHNRLGHSSLAKFQKMVPSLSSLSSFHCESCQLGKQSRTSFPKRVNNRAVSPFALVHSDVWGPSRVVSVLGFQYFITFIDDYSRCTWLYLMKNRSELFSIFETFCAEIKTQFDTSVQVLRSDNAPEYFSLPFITFISSQGILHQSSCAYTPQQNEVVERKNRHLIETARTLLLHHHVPFRFWAEAVLAARSLYGLKKSPQAWFGRFSAVIQEFGMTRSESDHSVFYKHTSQGRCIYLVVYVDDIVITGDDQDGIIQLKKHLFHHFQTKDLGLLKYFLGIEVVQSSSGIVISQRKYVLDILEKTWMLDYKPIDSPMNLNVKLLPRQGEAVVDPGRYRRLVGKLNYLTITRPDISFSVSDVSQFLQSPCDSHWDAVVQILKYIKGAPGKGLLYEDKCHTQVVGYSNAD; translated from the coding sequence ATGATTGGCGTCGGATGTGAGTTGCAgggtctctatcatctcaaccttcctGCATCGCCTGCTGCTTGCTCGGTGACTGAGTCTCTtgctcttctccacaatcgtttgggacattctagtttggctaagtttcaGAAGATGGTCCCCAGTTTATCTAGTTTGTcgtcttttcattgtgagtcttgtcaacttggaaaacagtctcgcacttcttttccaaagcgtgtcaataatcgggctgtgtccccgtttgctttagttcattccgatgtctggggtcctagtcgtgtcgtgtctgttttgggttttcaatattttataacgtttatcgacgattattctcgttgcacatggttatatttaatgaaaaatcgttctgagttattctcaatttttgaaaccttttgtgctgaaatcaaaacacaattTGATACATCTGTCCAAGTATTGCGCAGTGacaatgcccctgagtatttttctcTTCCCTTTATTACCTTTATATCTTCTCAAGGGATCTTGCATCAATCGTCTTGTGCATATACACCACAGCAGAATGAGGTTGTTGAGCGTAAAAAcagacatttgattgaaactgctcgcactcttcttctacatcatcatgtcccctttcgcttttgggctgaagctgtcCTTGCTGCtcgctcactatatgggttgaagaAGTCTCCTCAAGCCTGGTTTGGTCGTTTCAGTGCTGTCATTCAAGAGTTTGGTATGACTCGTAGTGAGTCTGATCATTCggttttttataaacacacatcacaagggaggtgtatatacttggttgtctatgtggatgatattgttattacaggtgatgatcaggatggtattattcagttgaagaaacatctttttcatcattttcagactaaggacttggggttacttaaatactttcttggcatagaagTTGTTCAGTCCAGTTCTGGTATtgttatctctcaacgaaagtatgtgttagacattCTAGAAAAAACTTGGATGCTTGATTAtaaacctatagattctcctatgAACCTtaatgtaaagctcttaccaAGACAAGGGGAGGCTGTTGTTGATCCTGGAAGATACCGCAGGCTAgtcggaaaacttaattatctcactatcactcgcccagatatttctttctcagtcagtgatgtcagtcagtttttacagtctccttgcgATAGCCACTGGGATGCAGTAGTCCAGATTCTCAAGTATATTAAGGGAGCTCCAGGTAAaggactattgtatgaggacAAATGTCATACTCAAGTAGTCGGATATTCTAATGCTGATTAG